In a single window of the Micromonospora sp. WMMD1155 genome:
- a CDS encoding glycosyltransferase family 4 protein codes for MSPDAHVIDIHPARRLRVLMLSWEYPPVLVGGLGRHVHALSVALAAAGHEVTVVTRHAEGAPLEEYADGVRILRAPEDPVAFPLATGSLLAWTMAFNHTLTRTALRATEAGSYDVIHAHDWLVAHTAITVAEHLDLPLVTTIHATEAGRHQGWLPEEMNRTIHGVEHWLSGSSIRVITCSGYMREQVTTLFDVPAAQVDVVPNGVDDRAWRARPRAVASARARFAGDGPLVGYAGRLVYEKGVQHLVHAVPRLRKEHPGLRVVIAGDGPYRADLEAEARRLALSSTVRFTGFLDSTQLPAMLGATDATVVPSLYEPFGMVALEAAAAGAPLAVARTGGLAEIVEPGVTGVTFPHSDPDALAGAVGQLLGDEIFARRVARRARTMVGQRYGWASIAARTAASYTAARREHGPTQARRAAARLAGGKPRIAIPEGNLLARLDPAAC; via the coding sequence ATGTCACCCGACGCCCACGTGATCGACATCCACCCCGCCCGGCGACTGCGGGTGTTGATGCTCTCCTGGGAGTACCCGCCGGTGCTCGTCGGCGGTCTCGGTCGGCACGTGCACGCCCTGTCGGTCGCCCTGGCCGCCGCCGGTCACGAGGTCACCGTCGTCACCCGCCACGCCGAGGGCGCACCCCTGGAGGAGTACGCCGACGGCGTGCGCATCCTGCGTGCCCCCGAGGACCCGGTCGCCTTCCCCCTCGCCACCGGTTCCCTGCTGGCCTGGACCATGGCCTTCAACCACACCCTCACCCGCACCGCGCTGCGCGCCACCGAGGCCGGTTCGTACGACGTCATCCACGCCCACGACTGGCTGGTCGCGCACACCGCCATCACCGTGGCCGAGCACCTGGACCTGCCCCTGGTCACCACCATCCACGCCACCGAGGCCGGCCGGCACCAGGGCTGGCTGCCGGAGGAGATGAACCGCACCATCCACGGCGTGGAGCACTGGCTCAGCGGCTCCTCCATCCGGGTGATCACCTGCTCGGGTTACATGCGGGAGCAGGTGACGACGCTGTTCGACGTGCCGGCGGCGCAGGTGGACGTGGTGCCCAACGGGGTCGACGACCGTGCCTGGCGGGCCCGCCCTCGGGCGGTCGCGTCGGCCCGCGCGCGATTCGCCGGAGACGGCCCGCTGGTCGGGTACGCCGGGCGACTGGTCTACGAGAAGGGCGTCCAGCACCTGGTGCACGCGGTGCCCCGGCTGCGCAAGGAGCACCCGGGGCTGCGCGTGGTGATCGCCGGGGACGGCCCCTACCGCGCCGACCTGGAGGCCGAGGCCCGGCGGCTGGCGCTCAGTTCGACGGTACGGTTCACCGGCTTCCTCGACTCCACCCAACTGCCGGCGATGCTCGGGGCCACCGACGCGACGGTGGTGCCCAGCCTCTACGAGCCGTTCGGCATGGTGGCGCTGGAGGCGGCGGCCGCCGGTGCGCCCCTCGCGGTGGCCCGTACCGGCGGGCTCGCCGAGATCGTCGAGCCCGGCGTCACCGGGGTGACGTTCCCGCACAGCGACCCGGACGCCCTCGCCGGGGCGGTCGGTCAACTGCTCGGTGACGAGATCTTCGCCCGGCGGGTGGCGCGCCGGGCCCGTACCATGGTCGGCCAGCGGTACGGCTGGGCGAGCATCGCCGCCCGTACCGCCGCGAGTTACACCGCAGCCCGACGCGAACACGGCCCGACACAGGCCCGCCGGGCCGCCGCCCGACTGGCCGGTGGGAAACCCCGGATCGCGATTCCGGAGGGCAATCTGCTCGCCCGCCTCGACCCCGCCGCGTGCTGA
- a CDS encoding amidohydrolase family protein has protein sequence MTDPAAELPPAEDERVPEFWRALGLPGLADVHVHFLPPRLLRRIWEYFDAAGPLVGIEWPIRYRWSDAERVAHLRRLGVRAFSALAYAHRPAMAADLNRWTLDFARTTPGCLPSATFFPEPDVAEYVEAALTDGARLFKVHLQVGGFSPTDPALDQVWGTLSDAGVPVVVHAGHAPVGTAHTGPDPFTALLARHPRLSAVVAHLGAPDYRAFLDLAETYERVRLDTTMALTPFFEQVVPFPAEERPRLRELGLAGKVLLGSDFPNIPYPYADQLTGLARLDLGDDWLRAVCWDNAAALFNLP, from the coding sequence ATGACCGACCCGGCGGCGGAGCTGCCACCGGCCGAGGACGAGCGCGTGCCCGAGTTCTGGCGCGCGCTCGGCCTGCCCGGTCTCGCCGACGTGCACGTGCACTTCCTGCCGCCGCGCCTGCTGCGCCGCATCTGGGAGTACTTCGACGCGGCCGGGCCGCTGGTCGGCATCGAGTGGCCGATCCGCTACCGGTGGAGCGACGCCGAGCGGGTCGCGCACCTGCGCCGCCTCGGGGTGCGGGCGTTCAGCGCGTTGGCGTACGCGCACCGGCCGGCCATGGCGGCAGACCTCAACCGGTGGACGCTGGACTTCGCCCGCACCACCCCGGGTTGCCTCCCCTCGGCCACCTTCTTCCCCGAACCGGACGTCGCCGAGTACGTGGAGGCGGCCCTGACCGACGGGGCCCGACTGTTCAAGGTGCACCTGCAGGTCGGCGGCTTCTCGCCCACCGACCCCGCACTGGACCAGGTGTGGGGGACGCTGTCCGACGCGGGCGTACCGGTCGTGGTGCACGCCGGGCACGCCCCGGTGGGGACCGCGCACACCGGCCCGGACCCGTTCACCGCACTGCTCGCCCGCCACCCCCGGCTGAGCGCGGTGGTCGCACACCTCGGCGCCCCGGACTACCGGGCCTTCCTGGACCTCGCCGAGACGTACGAGCGGGTTCGGTTGGACACCACGATGGCCCTCACGCCGTTCTTCGAGCAGGTCGTTCCCTTCCCCGCCGAGGAACGGCCCAGGTTGCGTGAGTTGGGGCTGGCCGGCAAGGTGCTGCTGGGCAGCGACTTCCCCAACATCCCCTACCCGTACGCCGACCAACTGACCGGCCTGGCGCGACTCGACCTGGGCGACGACTGGCTGCGCGCGGTCTGCTGGGACAACGCCGCCGCGCTGTTCAACCTGCCCTGA
- a CDS encoding extracellular solute-binding protein — MQRFHRLVAALALAATATTTVAACGGGDDADDSDAKVLKLWHYESENSAMGVGWDKAIEIFKSEHPGVEVRFERKAFEQIQQNAGMIINSSEGPDIMEYNKGNATAGLLSSQGLLTDLSAEADKRGWAGKLSPSLQTTARYSDKGVMGSGKWFGVPNYGEYVTVYYNKDLFQANGVAVPTSMAEMTAAMDTFVGKGVTPLGMAGAEYPAGQLFYQLALSKGDRRFVDDYQLYKNPVDFKADPLRYGAETFADWVRKGYVAKDSASLKAEDMGTAFIAGKVPMIVSGSWWYGRFKTEMKADWDTFLFPGNTLQAGSSGNLWVVPENSKAKSLAYDFIDITLRPEVQDLIGNNGGVPVAADASKITDPKDRKLIEDFNTVSKSDGLAFYPDWPVPGYYDVLVSGFQALINGSKSPDQVLDTIAKPYADGVKEITGK; from the coding sequence ATGCAGCGATTCCACCGGCTCGTCGCCGCGCTCGCCCTGGCGGCGACGGCGACGACCACCGTGGCCGCCTGCGGTGGTGGTGACGACGCGGACGACAGCGACGCGAAGGTCCTCAAGCTCTGGCACTACGAGAGCGAGAACAGCGCGATGGGGGTCGGCTGGGACAAGGCGATCGAGATCTTCAAGTCCGAACATCCGGGTGTCGAGGTGCGCTTCGAGCGCAAGGCGTTCGAGCAGATCCAGCAGAACGCCGGCATGATCATCAACTCGTCCGAGGGCCCGGACATCATGGAGTACAACAAGGGCAACGCGACGGCCGGTCTGCTCTCCTCCCAGGGTCTGCTCACCGACCTGAGCGCCGAGGCGGACAAACGCGGGTGGGCCGGCAAGCTCAGCCCCAGCCTGCAGACCACCGCCCGCTACAGCGACAAGGGCGTGATGGGCTCGGGCAAGTGGTTCGGCGTCCCGAACTACGGCGAGTACGTCACCGTCTACTACAACAAGGACCTGTTCCAGGCCAACGGCGTCGCGGTCCCGACCAGCATGGCCGAGATGACCGCCGCGATGGACACCTTCGTCGGCAAGGGCGTCACCCCGTTGGGCATGGCCGGTGCCGAGTACCCGGCCGGGCAGCTGTTCTACCAGCTGGCCCTCTCCAAGGGCGACCGGCGGTTCGTCGACGACTACCAGCTCTACAAGAACCCGGTCGACTTCAAGGCCGACCCGCTGAGGTACGGCGCGGAGACCTTCGCCGACTGGGTGCGAAAGGGCTACGTCGCCAAGGACTCGGCCAGCCTCAAGGCCGAGGACATGGGCACCGCCTTCATCGCCGGCAAGGTTCCGATGATCGTCTCGGGCAGCTGGTGGTACGGCCGGTTCAAGACCGAGATGAAGGCCGACTGGGACACCTTCCTCTTCCCGGGCAACACGCTGCAGGCCGGCTCCTCCGGCAACCTCTGGGTCGTCCCGGAGAACAGCAAGGCCAAGAGCCTGGCGTACGACTTCATCGACATCACCCTGCGTCCGGAGGTCCAGGACCTGATCGGCAACAACGGTGGTGTCCCGGTCGCCGCCGACGCGTCGAAGATCACCGACCCGAAGGACCGCAAGCTGATCGAGGACTTCAACACGGTCAGCAAGTCCGACGGGCTCGCCTTCTACCCGGACTGGCCGGTCCCCGGCTACTACGACGTGCTGGTCTCCGGCTTCCAGGCCCTGATCAACGGTTCGAAGTCGCCTGACCAGGTTCTCGACACGATCGCCAAGCCGTACGCCGATGGCGTCAAGGAGATCACCGGCAAGTGA
- a CDS encoding serine/threonine-protein kinase, with translation MLIAGRYRLLDLVGRGGMGRVWRAHDEMLHREVAVKEIVPPSWLADHERDELRSRTLREARAAARLSHPAVVRLYDVVPVEGSPWIVMEYVPSRTLQDVLDAEGPLEPARAARIGLAVLDALHAAHTAGVLHRDIKPQNVLVAHDGRVMLTDFGLATFDGGDGAMTRPGMVLGSPQYVAPERAAEGVSTVAADLWSLGATLHAAVEGRSPYARSTAMATLSALAAGPPDPAPHAGRLAPVLDGLLRRDPRDRLDHDTARRLLTAAATGRPEPPPVSDPQSSPDRPTPGLVRVPAVALGGDEQDPTVPLPDPPADPSPHPGDPTTHAPTSERAGGRRTTARLALVGVALLVAAAVGVGTALALTDDKPGDTGGWSSQQPQNGPPDGGGPGGPFDPGPDRPGPPPGGRNVPPPPFACVRPHVVGTPVRAGTATPGESFRPPPGWVWHADSSGFRVSVPATWYYSRDGGVACFQDPATGRAFSVAGGDSADPLARLRAARDTAISAGALPGYDEIRLAATDDGPEWECRWMAPFGGLWLHARHQVVDGGRWTVGWITHDEDWAGAAADGENLRKSFRPPP, from the coding sequence GTGCTGATCGCTGGTCGGTACCGGCTGCTCGACCTGGTCGGTCGCGGGGGAATGGGGCGGGTGTGGCGCGCCCACGACGAGATGCTGCACCGTGAGGTCGCGGTCAAGGAGATCGTCCCCCCGAGTTGGCTGGCCGACCACGAGCGGGACGAGCTGCGCTCGCGCACCCTGCGGGAGGCGCGCGCCGCCGCCCGGCTCAGCCACCCCGCCGTGGTCCGGCTCTACGACGTCGTCCCGGTCGAGGGCAGCCCGTGGATCGTGATGGAGTACGTCCCGTCGCGCACCCTGCAGGACGTACTGGACGCGGAAGGGCCGTTGGAGCCGGCCCGGGCGGCCCGGATCGGGCTGGCGGTGCTCGACGCGTTGCACGCCGCGCACACCGCCGGGGTGCTGCACCGCGACATCAAACCGCAGAACGTCCTCGTGGCGCACGACGGGCGGGTGATGCTCACCGACTTCGGGCTGGCCACCTTCGACGGTGGTGACGGTGCGATGACCCGCCCCGGCATGGTCCTCGGGTCCCCGCAGTACGTCGCCCCCGAACGCGCCGCCGAGGGGGTGTCCACGGTCGCCGCCGACCTGTGGTCGCTCGGCGCGACACTGCACGCCGCGGTGGAGGGCCGCTCCCCGTACGCCCGCAGCACGGCGATGGCGACCCTGAGCGCACTGGCCGCCGGGCCACCGGACCCGGCACCGCACGCCGGGCGGCTAGCGCCGGTGCTCGACGGGTTGCTGCGCCGCGACCCGCGCGACCGCCTCGACCACGACACGGCCCGCCGGTTGCTCACCGCCGCGGCGACCGGCCGTCCCGAACCACCGCCCGTGTCCGACCCACAGTCGTCGCCGGACCGGCCCACGCCGGGCCTGGTGCGGGTGCCCGCCGTCGCGCTGGGCGGCGACGAGCAGGACCCCACCGTTCCGCTGCCCGATCCGCCCGCCGACCCGAGCCCCCACCCGGGCGACCCGACCACCCACGCGCCGACCTCGGAGCGTGCGGGCGGAAGGCGTACCACCGCTCGGTTGGCGTTGGTCGGCGTAGCGCTGCTGGTGGCCGCCGCGGTCGGCGTCGGCACCGCGCTGGCCCTCACCGACGACAAGCCCGGCGACACCGGCGGATGGTCCTCGCAACAGCCGCAGAACGGTCCGCCCGACGGTGGCGGCCCGGGCGGACCCTTCGACCCCGGCCCCGATCGGCCCGGCCCCCCACCCGGTGGCCGGAACGTCCCTCCGCCGCCGTTCGCGTGTGTCCGTCCGCATGTCGTCGGTACGCCGGTGCGGGCCGGCACGGCGACCCCGGGCGAGTCGTTCCGGCCGCCGCCCGGCTGGGTCTGGCACGCCGACAGCAGCGGCTTCCGGGTCTCCGTACCGGCGACCTGGTACTACTCCCGCGACGGTGGGGTGGCCTGCTTCCAGGACCCGGCGACCGGCCGGGCCTTCAGCGTCGCCGGGGGCGACAGCGCCGACCCGCTGGCCCGGCTGCGCGCGGCGCGCGACACGGCGATCTCGGCGGGGGCCCTTCCGGGGTACGACGAGATCCGGCTCGCCGCGACCGACGACGGGCCGGAGTGGGAGTGCCGCTGGATGGCACCCTTCGGTGGCCTGTGGCTGCACGCTCGGCACCAGGTCGTCGATGGCGGCCGCTGGACCGTCGGCTGGATCACCCACGACGAGGACTGGGCCGGGGCCGCAGCCGACGGGGAGAACCTCCGAAAGAGTTTCCGACCACCCCCCTGA
- a CDS encoding carbohydrate ABC transporter permease: MITKAPAGRPVRDRHHRGASRWVVLALVTLGALVMLVPFAFMLLNAFKSPGDYSSAGPLSWPTEFYTKGLRTYWTAVDFPLKLWNSALIAGSVAVLGVAVSLLNAYALGIGRVRGRLWIVGLFLLANMLPQEALIYPLYYVAKAVGLYNTRLAVIIIFTVIQSAFGTYLLASVLGTFPRSLLEAAALDGAGKWTVLWRVVFPNLRPTLAVLLIFFFIWTWNEFLIPLVMLIDNQTQTIPVALASLQGDRLMDAPTTNAGSLISLVPAVLFFLIFQRTLARGITAGAEK; the protein is encoded by the coding sequence ATGATCACCAAAGCCCCGGCGGGCCGCCCCGTCCGCGACCGGCACCACCGCGGCGCGAGTCGCTGGGTGGTGCTCGCCCTGGTCACCCTCGGCGCGCTGGTCATGCTGGTGCCGTTCGCGTTCATGCTGCTCAACGCGTTCAAGTCGCCCGGTGACTACTCGTCGGCCGGGCCGTTGAGCTGGCCGACGGAGTTCTACACCAAGGGTCTGCGGACCTACTGGACCGCCGTCGACTTCCCGCTCAAACTGTGGAACTCGGCGCTCATCGCCGGCTCCGTGGCGGTACTCGGCGTCGCCGTGTCGCTGCTCAACGCGTACGCCCTGGGTATCGGCCGGGTCCGTGGCCGGCTCTGGATCGTCGGTCTCTTCCTGCTGGCCAACATGCTGCCGCAGGAGGCGCTGATCTACCCGCTGTACTACGTGGCCAAGGCGGTCGGGCTCTACAACACCCGACTCGCGGTGATCATCATCTTCACCGTGATCCAGAGCGCGTTCGGCACCTACCTGCTCGCCTCGGTGCTGGGCACGTTCCCGCGCTCGCTGCTCGAAGCCGCCGCGCTGGACGGCGCCGGCAAGTGGACGGTGCTGTGGCGGGTGGTCTTCCCCAACCTGCGGCCCACCCTCGCGGTGCTGCTCATCTTCTTCTTCATCTGGACGTGGAACGAGTTCCTCATCCCGCTGGTCATGCTCATCGACAACCAGACGCAGACCATCCCGGTCGCGCTCGCGTCGTTGCAGGGCGACCGGCTGATGGACGCTCCGACCACCAACGCCGGCTCGCTGATCAGCCTGGTGCCGGCCGTCCTCTTCTTCCTCATCTTCCAGCGCACTCTGGCGCGCGGCATCACGGCAGGAGCCGAGAAGTGA
- a CDS encoding serine/threonine-protein kinase, translating into MQQLLIAGRYRLLDLVGTGGMGRVWLARDEMLHRDVAVKEVVPPSWLAESEREELRLRTLREARTAARLNHPNVVRIYDVVHDRESPWIVMEYVPSRSVQQIIGAEGPLSPQRTARIGLAVLAALRAAHTAGVLHRDVKPHNVLVADDGRVVLTDFGLATFDGGEGAMTGPGTVLGSPQFVAPERARDGVSDQRTDLWSLGATLYATVEGQSPYARSSAMATLSALATEPPDPMRRAGPLRPVLVGLLQRDPWRRLTAAEAESLLHQAAAQHDQPAGPPLSSAVVAVRSAGRVQAPAPVDVPGYLDPATTARPTSHPRRARRRLLALGGAAIALLVAGGVAVALVNRHDDRTPPSGSGGGVATPRPAAFACAAPPPAPPTSTPVASVAPPAEARYRLREGWTWHDDPTGFRIAAPVGWARWTEGSATCFREPGGARVLSVESGPARPDPVAYWRDEEARLTSGDGLLPAYRKVDISAMDIFEGGAVWECGWENAAGEQVHSFRLLANTSAARSYTVSWLTKEFDWQVNAAYLPMIRQSFTPAL; encoded by the coding sequence GTGCAGCAGTTGCTGATCGCGGGTCGGTACCGGCTGCTCGACCTGGTCGGCACCGGCGGAATGGGCCGGGTGTGGCTTGCTCGCGACGAGATGCTGCATCGTGACGTGGCGGTGAAGGAGGTCGTGCCGCCGTCCTGGCTGGCCGAGTCCGAACGCGAGGAGCTACGGCTGCGGACCCTGCGCGAGGCCCGCACCGCCGCCCGGCTCAACCACCCCAACGTGGTCCGCATCTACGACGTCGTGCACGACCGGGAGAGCCCCTGGATCGTGATGGAGTACGTCCCGTCCCGGTCGGTGCAGCAGATCATCGGCGCCGAGGGGCCGCTGAGCCCGCAGCGCACCGCGCGGATCGGGCTGGCGGTGCTCGCCGCGTTGCGGGCCGCCCACACCGCCGGGGTGCTGCACCGCGACGTGAAGCCCCACAACGTGCTGGTCGCCGACGACGGTCGGGTGGTGCTCACCGACTTCGGGTTGGCCACCTTCGACGGTGGCGAAGGGGCGATGACCGGGCCCGGCACGGTGCTCGGCTCACCACAGTTCGTGGCCCCGGAACGGGCCCGCGACGGGGTGTCGGATCAGCGCACCGACCTGTGGTCGTTGGGCGCGACGCTCTACGCGACGGTCGAGGGGCAGTCACCGTACGCCCGGTCCAGCGCGATGGCGACGCTGAGCGCGCTGGCCACCGAGCCGCCGGACCCGATGCGCCGGGCCGGGCCGCTGCGTCCTGTCCTCGTCGGCCTGTTGCAGCGCGATCCGTGGCGGCGGTTGACCGCCGCCGAGGCGGAGTCGCTGCTGCACCAGGCGGCGGCGCAGCACGACCAGCCCGCCGGGCCACCGCTGTCCTCGGCGGTGGTGGCGGTACGCAGCGCGGGTCGCGTCCAGGCACCCGCCCCGGTGGACGTGCCCGGCTACCTCGACCCCGCGACGACGGCCCGGCCCACGAGTCACCCCCGCCGAGCACGGCGGCGCCTGCTCGCCCTGGGGGGTGCGGCCATCGCGCTGCTCGTCGCCGGAGGTGTCGCGGTCGCCCTGGTCAACCGCCACGACGACCGGACGCCACCGTCCGGCTCCGGTGGAGGCGTGGCCACCCCCCGACCGGCCGCGTTCGCCTGTGCGGCACCTCCACCGGCGCCGCCCACGTCGACTCCGGTGGCCTCGGTCGCGCCACCCGCCGAGGCCCGGTACCGGCTGCGCGAAGGCTGGACCTGGCACGACGACCCGACCGGTTTCCGGATCGCCGCACCGGTCGGTTGGGCGCGCTGGACCGAGGGGTCGGCGACCTGCTTCCGGGAGCCGGGCGGGGCCCGGGTGCTCAGTGTCGAGTCGGGGCCGGCGCGACCCGACCCGGTGGCGTACTGGAGGGATGAGGAGGCGCGACTCACCAGCGGCGACGGGCTGCTGCCGGCGTACCGCAAGGTGGACATCTCCGCGATGGACATCTTCGAGGGCGGCGCCGTCTGGGAGTGCGGCTGGGAGAACGCCGCCGGTGAGCAGGTGCACAGCTTCCGGTTGCTGGCCAACACCTCGGCCGCGCGTTCCTACACCGTCTCGTGGTTGACAAAAGAGTTCGACTGGCAGGTCAACGCGGCATACTTGCCGATGATCCGGCAGAGCTTCACCCCCGCCCTCTGA
- a CDS encoding sugar ABC transporter permease, with the protein MAVSETVAATPPAATTTPPAPSRRRRGRDAAYWLYLLPGAALFVLVIGAPLVGTVYLSLTKWSGVGDPRWVGLDNYRQLFQDEVFWASFRNTVAMIVAMVVVPTVLGLLLAAVLFDVIGRRFKPRTAAALRAAFYLPQVLPVVVAGIVWGWILRPDGAFNSLLDAVGLGALRHDWLGDPDTALPAVMAVMIWVQIGYPVVVFMAALQRVDPELYEAAEVDGANWLHRFRAITLPQIRPETFVVALTCTIAALKVFGPIFALTRGGPENATNVPSYFAYYTFFKKLQVGYGSAISTVLTLIIIVVAVVFIWMQARSERRDRGV; encoded by the coding sequence ATGGCAGTCTCCGAGACCGTCGCCGCCACACCACCGGCCGCGACGACCACCCCGCCCGCGCCCAGCCGCCGACGACGCGGACGCGACGCGGCGTACTGGCTCTATCTGCTCCCCGGAGCGGCGCTCTTCGTCCTGGTCATCGGCGCACCGCTGGTCGGCACGGTCTACCTGTCGCTGACCAAGTGGTCGGGTGTCGGCGACCCCCGGTGGGTCGGCCTGGACAACTACCGGCAGCTGTTCCAGGACGAGGTGTTCTGGGCGTCGTTCCGCAACACCGTCGCGATGATCGTCGCGATGGTGGTGGTGCCCACGGTGCTCGGGCTGCTGCTCGCGGCGGTGCTCTTCGACGTCATCGGCCGCCGGTTCAAGCCCCGCACCGCCGCCGCGCTGCGGGCCGCGTTCTACCTGCCGCAGGTGCTGCCCGTGGTGGTGGCGGGCATCGTCTGGGGTTGGATCCTCCGCCCGGACGGCGCGTTCAACAGCCTGCTCGACGCGGTGGGTCTCGGCGCGTTACGCCACGACTGGCTCGGCGACCCGGACACGGCCCTCCCGGCCGTGATGGCGGTGATGATCTGGGTGCAGATCGGCTACCCGGTGGTCGTCTTCATGGCGGCGCTGCAACGGGTCGACCCCGAGCTGTACGAGGCGGCCGAGGTCGACGGCGCGAACTGGCTGCACCGGTTCCGGGCGATCACCCTCCCGCAGATCCGGCCGGAGACCTTCGTGGTGGCGCTGACCTGCACCATCGCCGCGCTGAAGGTGTTCGGGCCGATCTTCGCCCTGACCCGGGGCGGCCCGGAGAACGCCACGAACGTGCCGTCCTACTTCGCGTACTACACGTTCTTCAAGAAGCTCCAGGTCGGCTACGGCTCGGCGATCTCCACGGTGCTGACGCTGATCATCATCGTGGTGGCCGTGGTCTTCATCTGGATGCAGGCTCGCAGCGAACGCCGGGACCGGGGGGTCTGA
- a CDS encoding metal-dependent hydrolase, with amino-acid sequence MMGPQHALSGAAVWLAGSWALQQFADYHQSPLALAVGTAVCAGGALFPDLDMSGKVTKNQGGATVARTFGVFSLFAAEVMEKISLGVYYATKLSKDPRRNNGHRTLTHTLPFTVLVGWGTTALCAAYGKWAVITILFFMFGLALRGLFDEWAERAGWVIITLASAGAAWFTFANLPGGRGYPLIGTALGVGCFVHILGDMITRAGVPILWPIPIKRRMWTMIGLPNKIALRVGSKAEVVGMRIALTVISALATLGLVAPSVLSRFDIEI; translated from the coding sequence ATGATGGGTCCGCAGCACGCGCTGTCCGGCGCGGCGGTGTGGTTGGCCGGGTCCTGGGCGTTGCAGCAGTTCGCCGACTACCACCAGTCGCCGCTCGCGTTGGCGGTGGGCACCGCTGTGTGCGCCGGTGGCGCGCTCTTTCCGGATCTCGACATGTCGGGCAAGGTGACCAAGAACCAGGGTGGGGCCACCGTCGCCCGTACCTTCGGGGTCTTCTCGCTCTTCGCCGCCGAGGTGATGGAGAAGATCTCGCTCGGGGTCTACTACGCCACCAAGCTCAGCAAGGACCCGCGCCGCAACAACGGGCACCGGACGCTGACCCACACGCTGCCGTTCACGGTGCTGGTGGGCTGGGGCACGACAGCGCTCTGCGCCGCGTACGGCAAGTGGGCGGTCATCACCATCCTGTTCTTCATGTTCGGCCTCGCACTACGCGGACTGTTCGACGAGTGGGCGGAGCGCGCCGGCTGGGTCATCATCACCCTCGCCTCGGCCGGGGCGGCCTGGTTCACCTTCGCCAACCTCCCCGGTGGTCGCGGTTATCCGCTGATCGGCACGGCGCTGGGGGTGGGTTGCTTCGTGCACATCCTCGGCGACATGATCACCCGAGCCGGGGTGCCGATCCTCTGGCCGATCCCGATCAAGCGCCGCATGTGGACGATGATCGGCCTGCCGAACAAGATCGCCCTGCGGGTCGGCAGCAAGGCCGAGGTGGTCGGCATGCGCATCGCCCTGACCGTCATCTCGGCGCTCGCGACCCTCGGCCTGGTCGCGCCGTCGGTCCTGAGCCGGTTCGACATCGAGATATGA
- a CDS encoding LacI family DNA-binding transcriptional regulator, whose product MATMHDVARLAQVSVSTVSYVLTGTRPISQATRDKVLAAMAELDYQPNALARGLASRRSRVLGLLMPMDERGLGATETAFVTGAAAAASDAGYHLVLSPVGGGDLDDLRRLASQRMLDGVVLMEVQLVDERVTVLQETGVPLVLIGRTADTSTLSYVDIDFDQTVREAVAHLVDLGHRRIVYVNHSAATLASGYGPALRTRDAFVAAMTAHGLDPVMIAAEDSAAGGRAALADAFAQAPELTAVLAMNETAIFGILGELTGRGLSVPGDVSVVSMVTSPQVAELATPALTAMTSPGSALGRMAIEALVRHVDGPAERQTDGSAVEHHQQLLPCVLEVRGSTAAPRSRRPRSRPPVGADQ is encoded by the coding sequence ATGGCCACCATGCACGATGTCGCCCGCCTCGCGCAGGTCTCGGTCAGCACCGTCTCGTACGTGCTCACCGGCACCCGGCCCATCTCGCAGGCCACCCGCGACAAGGTGCTCGCCGCGATGGCGGAGCTGGACTACCAGCCCAACGCGCTGGCGCGCGGCCTGGCCAGCCGGCGGAGCCGGGTCCTCGGTCTGCTGATGCCGATGGACGAGCGCGGGCTCGGCGCCACCGAGACGGCTTTCGTCACCGGTGCCGCCGCGGCGGCCAGCGACGCCGGCTACCACCTGGTGCTCTCCCCGGTCGGCGGCGGTGACCTCGACGACCTGCGGCGGCTGGCCAGTCAGCGGATGCTCGACGGGGTCGTGCTGATGGAGGTCCAACTGGTCGACGAGCGGGTCACCGTGCTCCAGGAGACCGGGGTTCCGCTGGTGTTGATCGGCCGCACCGCCGACACGAGCACCCTCTCCTACGTCGACATCGACTTCGACCAGACCGTGCGGGAGGCCGTCGCGCACCTGGTCGACCTGGGGCACCGGCGGATCGTCTACGTCAACCACTCGGCCGCGACCCTGGCCAGCGGTTACGGGCCCGCGTTGCGTACCCGGGATGCCTTCGTCGCGGCGATGACCGCACACGGCCTCGACCCGGTGATGATCGCGGCCGAAGACAGCGCGGCGGGCGGGCGGGCCGCGTTGGCCGACGCGTTCGCGCAGGCGCCGGAGCTGACCGCCGTGCTGGCCATGAACGAGACCGCGATCTTCGGCATCCTCGGTGAGCTGACCGGCCGTGGGTTGTCGGTGCCCGGCGACGTCTCGGTCGTCTCGATGGTCACCTCGCCGCAGGTGGCCGAACTGGCCACCCCGGCGCTGACCGCGATGACGTCGCCGGGGTCGGCGCTCGGTCGGATGGCGATCGAGGCGTTGGTGCGCCATGTGGACGGCCCCGCCGAGCGCCAGACGGACGGCTCGGCCGTCGAGCACCACCAGCAACTGCTGCCCTGCGTGTTGGAGGTCCGGGGGTCGACCGCCGCGCCACGAAGCCGCCGCCCACGAAGCCGCCCACCAGTGGGGGCTGATCAGTAA